A portion of the Bacteroides faecium genome contains these proteins:
- the tssD gene encoding type VI secretion system tube protein TssD has protein sequence MYSEITLEINGYRRDILRYNYRFSRNTDLKGRPTTGVLDGSIYIEMESNGDSSILDMMLVDMNKPRPSFFFRAEPVPVSGRIRHTKDDMMLRELVFDEAYISCYGETMNATGSSPMITHFLISPTRLDINRTIRLDRRIKTTYGFWWEEYKEEEKTPTKVVNYSPPLLLVTSVKGKDTALPSDKIRYQVTGYNLSNVSENDRKRVKWIVEVNGKKEVQNGTGEVLDLFIKEDWAGEEIAVMPYLKQETKKVSAITIVKKRIVTLFIGGAADKNSYYTISPTELIKDGAATPYLNWVKSVKSIEHYTLYFGYEEVFRDEHVAGLCTYIGSTKTPVYIIGHSLGGWNGAHLSQILTDKGFHIEMLITLDPVGKGAMVWAASDIHYEIPTPKADFWINISAMPNKDDSSDVIADFGERWIPETGPDVNYISKAHHREVRRMFNENICQGKSAFQLLKEYITKKQ, from the coding sequence ATGTATTCAGAAATAACCTTAGAAATAAACGGATATAGACGGGATATATTAAGGTATAATTATCGTTTTTCCCGTAACACAGACCTCAAAGGCAGACCTACTACGGGAGTATTAGACGGAAGTATATATATAGAAATGGAATCAAACGGGGATAGTTCCATTCTGGACATGATGCTTGTTGATATGAACAAACCTCGCCCCAGTTTCTTTTTCCGTGCGGAACCCGTTCCCGTTTCGGGAAGAATACGACACACCAAAGACGATATGATGCTTAGAGAGCTCGTTTTTGATGAAGCGTATATTAGTTGCTATGGCGAAACCATGAATGCGACAGGAAGCAGCCCCATGATTACCCACTTTCTCATATCCCCCACACGGCTGGATATTAATAGGACTATCAGACTGGACAGAAGAATTAAGACTACTTATGGATTTTGGTGGGAAGAATACAAGGAGGAGGAAAAAACTCCCACAAAAGTAGTAAACTATTCACCACCTTTGTTATTGGTGACTTCTGTAAAAGGAAAAGACACTGCTCTACCTTCTGACAAAATTAGATACCAAGTCACTGGATATAATTTATCCAATGTTAGTGAGAATGACCGCAAACGGGTAAAATGGATCGTTGAAGTGAATGGTAAAAAGGAGGTTCAGAATGGAACTGGTGAGGTGCTGGACTTATTTATAAAGGAAGACTGGGCAGGAGAAGAAATTGCCGTGATGCCTTATTTAAAACAAGAGACGAAAAAAGTATCTGCCATAACAATTGTAAAGAAAAGAATCGTAACGCTTTTTATTGGAGGTGCTGCTGACAAAAATAGCTATTATACGATAAGTCCTACCGAGCTAATAAAAGATGGTGCTGCGACACCCTATTTAAACTGGGTAAAGTCGGTGAAATCTATAGAACACTACACATTATATTTTGGTTATGAAGAAGTTTTTCGGGATGAACATGTTGCCGGATTATGCACATACATTGGCTCGACTAAAACACCCGTATACATAATAGGTCATAGTCTAGGGGGATGGAACGGAGCTCATTTGTCACAAATACTAACAGATAAAGGATTTCATATTGAAATGCTAATAACTTTAGATCCGGTTGGCAAAGGAGCAATGGTATGGGCAGCATCAGATATACATTATGAAATTCCGACCCCCAAAGCAGATTTCTGGATAAATATTTCAGCTATGCCTAACAAAGATGATTCTTCGGATGTAATAGCGGACTTTGGAGAAAGGTGGATTCCCGAGACAGGACCAGATGTAAATTATATATCGAAAGCGCATCATAGGGAAGTCAGGCGAATGTTTAATGAAAATATTTGTCAGGGTAAATCTGCATTCCAGTTGTTAAAAGAATATATAACGAAAAAACAATAA
- the mobV gene encoding MobV family relaxase, which translates to MGYFTLDFKKAKGASDARMSDHIERRVIASNVDSTRTHLNRELVELPEGVTVRDEAIAHRIRSAGIKRKITSDQVRAIRVMMSGTHGDMMKIQQDGRMDEWCNDSMRWLYKTFGRENIVSAVLHMDETTPHIHATLVPVVTGERRKAKQKKQTQGGRTYRKKADAARLCADDVLNRDKLTGYHDDYAKVMEKYGLQRGVRGSEARHVTTAQYYRDLKRQTGELETDVQQLQSEKKDADMQLKQVKREIGTQKLEAVKTEAKTALIAKVGSLLGSGEIKELKQENRQLHEEVASRDESIVKLHAMMREQREQSRRELTEVQGKHIRELDETQKQVSRLARMIEKACAWLPQLKELFRMEKLCRVVGFSAEQTAKLMCGERIEYSGTLYSEEHRRNFKAEKVTAQVFKNTDVDRNKLFLHINGQSISDWFKEQFNKLCRNMQPKQKLKSGMKI; encoded by the coding sequence ATGGGATATTTTACCCTTGATTTCAAGAAAGCGAAGGGAGCGTCGGACGCCCGGATGTCCGACCACATCGAGCGCAGGGTGATAGCCTCGAATGTGGATTCCACACGTACACATCTTAATCGTGAACTGGTGGAACTTCCCGAAGGGGTGACGGTACGTGATGAAGCGATAGCACACCGCATCAGGTCGGCAGGTATCAAACGGAAGATTACCTCTGACCAAGTAAGAGCTATTCGTGTCATGATGTCGGGAACGCACGGGGATATGATGAAGATACAGCAAGACGGGCGTATGGATGAATGGTGCAATGACAGTATGAGGTGGCTGTACAAGACTTTTGGACGGGAAAACATCGTTTCCGCAGTCCTGCACATGGATGAAACCACACCGCACATACACGCCACGCTTGTACCGGTCGTGACGGGCGAGCGCAGAAAGGCGAAACAGAAGAAGCAGACGCAGGGCGGGCGCACTTACCGGAAGAAAGCGGATGCAGCCCGGCTGTGCGCCGATGACGTGCTGAACCGTGACAAGCTGACAGGCTACCATGACGACTACGCCAAAGTTATGGAGAAATACGGTTTGCAGCGTGGCGTGCGTGGCTCGGAAGCAAGGCATGTCACCACCGCCCAGTATTACCGTGATTTGAAGCGGCAGACGGGCGAACTTGAAACGGATGTACAACAACTTCAAAGCGAGAAGAAAGATGCGGATATGCAGCTAAAACAGGTCAAAAGAGAAATAGGCACGCAAAAGCTGGAAGCGGTCAAGACCGAAGCCAAAACCGCACTTATCGCAAAGGTAGGTTCTCTTTTGGGCAGTGGGGAAATCAAGGAACTCAAACAGGAGAACAGGCAACTGCATGAAGAAGTCGCCAGCCGTGACGAAAGTATAGTGAAGCTCCACGCCATGATGCGGGAGCAACGGGAGCAATCCCGCAGGGAACTCACGGAAGTACAGGGAAAGCACATCCGGGAACTGGACGAAACCCAAAAGCAGGTTTCACGGCTGGCACGGATGATTGAGAAGGCATGTGCGTGGTTGCCGCAACTCAAAGAACTTTTCCGTATGGAAAAGCTGTGCCGTGTCGTGGGGTTCTCGGCTGAACAGACCGCAAAACTGATGTGCGGGGAGAGGATAGAATACAGCGGCACGCTTTATTCGGAAGAACACAGGCGGAACTTCAAGGCGGAGAAGGTCACGGCACAGGTGTTTAAAAATACGGACGTGGATAGGAACAAGTTGTTCCTGCACATCAACGGACAAAGTATTTCCGACTGGTTCAAGGAGCAGTTTAACAAACTCTGCCGGAACATGCAGCCCAAACAGAAATTAAAAAGTGGAATGAAAATATAG
- a CDS encoding toprim domain-containing protein yields MDIHTAKNIQLADYLQSLGYHPVKKQGNSLWYNSPFREEKEPSFKVNPDRNLWYDFGLGKGGNIIALAQELYASDSVPYLLDKIAQQVLHVRPVSFSFQQQSSTQPSFQQLEVMPLSSPALYSYLQERGINMELAKRECKEVRFVNNGKQFFAVGFPNASGGYEVRNKYFKGCIAPKDITYIRQTGEPRETCYMFEGFIDYLSFLTLRQKSCPTNPDLDKQDYIILNSVSNLSKALYPLGNYEHIHCFFDNDAAGMKAVQELHREYGYRVRDSSRIYSNYKDLNDYLTSKKMLQPLELPKPTKQTERQVQQLAKKKSKGFRM; encoded by the coding sequence ATGGATATACATACAGCAAAAAATATTCAATTAGCAGACTATCTGCAAAGTTTAGGCTACCACCCTGTAAAGAAACAAGGTAATAGCCTATGGTATAACTCACCATTCAGAGAAGAAAAAGAACCTTCTTTCAAAGTGAATCCTGACCGCAATTTGTGGTATGATTTCGGATTAGGTAAAGGTGGCAATATCATTGCACTGGCGCAAGAACTTTACGCATCTGACAGCGTGCCGTACCTTTTGGATAAGATTGCGCAGCAGGTATTACATGTCCGTCCTGTTTCTTTTTCTTTTCAGCAGCAATCCTCTACACAGCCGAGCTTTCAGCAGTTGGAAGTTATGCCGCTTTCTTCTCCTGCCTTGTATTCTTACTTGCAGGAGAGAGGAATAAATATGGAACTGGCAAAAAGAGAATGTAAGGAAGTTCGTTTTGTGAATAACGGCAAACAGTTCTTTGCCGTTGGTTTTCCGAATGCTTCGGGTGGGTACGAGGTGCGCAATAAGTATTTTAAAGGCTGTATCGCCCCCAAAGACATCACATATATACGGCAGACGGGAGAGCCGAGAGAAACCTGCTATATGTTCGAGGGGTTTATAGATTATCTTTCTTTCCTGACCCTACGGCAGAAGTCTTGTCCCACTAACCCCGACCTTGACAAGCAGGACTATATTATTTTGAACTCCGTTTCCAATCTATCCAAAGCATTGTACCCGTTAGGGAATTATGAGCATATACATTGCTTTTTCGATAACGATGCGGCAGGAATGAAAGCCGTGCAGGAATTGCATCGGGAATACGGCTATCGTGTCCGTGATTCTTCTCGTATCTACAGTAACTATAAGGATTTGAACGACTACCTTACGAGCAAAAAAATGTTGCAGCCGTTAGAGCTTCCAAAGCCGACCAAACAGACCGAAAGGCAGGTTCAGCAACTAGCCAAGAAGAAAAGCAAAGGTTTTAGGATGTAA
- a CDS encoding AAA family ATPase, with protein MENKIGTGEKKKDMSKEDFAILWKTIHLKVTDTYDVPPEILWVNGSTIGTLGNFSASTGKAKSKKTFNISAIVAAALKNDEVLQYSACLPENKRKILYIDTEQSKYHCHKVMERICRLADIPTDKDNKDFIFIVLREYTPTMRKLIIDYMLKNMEDIGLVIIDGIRDLMYDINSPSESSELINLFMKWSGEYNLHIHTVLHLNKGDDNTRGHIGTELNNKAETVLQITKSSQDVNISEVKAMHIRDKDFEPFAFRINDDALPEVVKDYAFERSKQERGFSLTELTEQQHRQALEKAFGTLVIEGYTNVIKALKDGYASIGFTRGKNVLVNLNTFLKNKRMIVKEGRGYKYNPNFHY; from the coding sequence ATGGAAAATAAGATTGGGACAGGGGAAAAGAAGAAGGACATGAGCAAAGAAGATTTTGCAATCCTTTGGAAAACCATTCATTTGAAGGTAACCGACACTTACGATGTGCCGCCTGAAATACTTTGGGTAAACGGTTCAACTATCGGTACACTGGGAAATTTTAGCGCTTCGACAGGTAAAGCCAAGAGTAAGAAGACTTTCAATATATCTGCTATCGTGGCAGCAGCCTTGAAAAATGATGAAGTACTCCAGTACTCGGCATGTCTACCTGAGAACAAGCGTAAAATCTTGTACATAGATACAGAGCAGAGCAAATACCATTGTCATAAGGTGATGGAGCGTATTTGTCGACTGGCTGATATTCCCACCGATAAGGATAATAAGGACTTTATCTTTATTGTATTGAGAGAATATACACCTACCATGCGGAAACTGATAATAGACTACATGCTTAAGAATATGGAAGATATAGGACTTGTTATCATAGACGGCATTCGTGATTTGATGTATGATATTAATAGCCCCAGCGAATCATCCGAACTAATCAACCTTTTTATGAAGTGGTCGGGTGAATATAACTTACATATTCACACCGTGCTGCATTTAAACAAGGGAGATGACAATACACGAGGGCATATCGGAACGGAACTCAATAATAAGGCGGAAACTGTATTGCAGATAACAAAGAGTAGCCAAGATGTGAATATTAGTGAGGTAAAAGCAATGCACATCCGTGATAAAGACTTTGAACCGTTTGCATTTCGCATTAATGATGATGCTTTGCCCGAAGTTGTAAAGGACTATGCTTTTGAGCGTAGTAAACAAGAACGAGGGTTTTCATTGACGGAGCTAACAGAACAACAGCACCGACAGGCACTGGAAAAAGCCTTTGGAACACTTGTAATAGAGGGGTATACCAATGTGATAAAGGCATTGAAAGACGGTTACGCCAGCATTGGCTTTACGAGAGGAAAAAATGTTCTTGTGAACTTGAATACCTTTCTTAAAAATAAGCGGATGATAGTTAAAGAGGGCAGGGGATATAAGTACAACCCAAATTTCCACTACTAA
- a CDS encoding helix-turn-helix domain-containing protein: MEKSIETRVAELEQQIFLCKNVLSFDEASMFLHLSKSYLYKLTSGNLIPHYKPQGKMLYFEKAELETWLRQNPVKTQAQIEQEAQAYTLNRPLKK; this comes from the coding sequence ATGGAGAAAAGTATTGAAACACGAGTTGCAGAACTCGAACAACAGATTTTTTTATGTAAGAATGTACTTAGTTTCGATGAAGCAAGTATGTTCCTTCACCTATCCAAGAGTTACCTTTATAAATTGACTTCGGGTAACCTGATACCTCATTATAAGCCGCAAGGCAAGATGCTTTATTTTGAAAAGGCAGAGTTGGAAACATGGCTTCGACAGAATCCTGTTAAGACACAGGCGCAAATTGAGCAGGAAGCGCAAGCCTATACCCTAAACCGTCCTTTAAAAAAGTAA
- the ychF gene encoding redox-regulated ATPase YchF, protein MALQCGIVGLPNVGKSTLFNCLSNAKAQAANFPFCTIEPNVGVITVPDERLNALAELVHPQRIVPTTVEIVDIAGLVKGASKGEGLGNKFLANIRETDAIIHVLRCFDDENVTHVDGSINPVRDKEIIDYELQLKDLETIESRIQKVQKQAQTGGDKAAKQAYDVLVQYKEALEQGKSARTVTFETKDEQKIARELFLLTSKPVMYVCNVDEASAVNGNKYVDMVREAVKDENAEILVVAAKTEADIAELETYEDRQMFLAEVGLEESGVARLIKSAYKLLNLETYFTAGVQEVRAWTYEKGWKAPQCAGVIHTDFEKGFIRAEVIKYEDYIQYGSEAAVKEAGKLGVEGKEYVVQDGDIMHFRFNV, encoded by the coding sequence ATGGCTTTACAATGTGGTATTGTAGGACTACCGAACGTGGGTAAGTCAACACTTTTCAACTGTTTGTCGAACGCAAAAGCACAAGCGGCAAACTTCCCTTTCTGTACAATTGAACCGAATGTAGGTGTAATCACCGTTCCCGACGAACGTCTGAACGCGCTGGCTGAATTGGTACATCCCCAAAGAATCGTCCCTACAACAGTAGAAATCGTAGATATCGCCGGACTGGTGAAAGGCGCAAGCAAAGGTGAAGGACTGGGAAACAAGTTCCTTGCCAATATCCGTGAGACGGATGCAATCATCCACGTACTTCGTTGCTTTGACGATGAAAACGTGACACACGTAGACGGAAGCATAAATCCTGTCCGCGACAAAGAAATCATCGACTACGAACTTCAATTGAAGGATTTGGAAACCATCGAAAGCCGCATCCAAAAGGTGCAGAAACAAGCACAGACTGGTGGTGACAAGGCTGCAAAACAGGCTTACGATGTACTGGTTCAATACAAAGAAGCCTTAGAACAGGGCAAATCGGCACGTACCGTCACTTTCGAAACGAAAGACGAACAGAAGATTGCCCGTGAACTGTTCTTATTGACCAGCAAGCCGGTGATGTACGTTTGTAACGTAGACGAAGCAAGCGCAGTAAACGGAAACAAATACGTAGATATGGTACGTGAAGCCGTGAAAGACGAGAATGCAGAAATCCTGGTTGTCGCAGCCAAGACAGAAGCGGATATCGCCGAACTGGAAACGTACGAAGACCGTCAGATGTTCCTTGCCGAGGTAGGTTTGGAAGAATCGGGCGTGGCACGTCTTATCAAATCAGCTTATAAATTATTGAATCTTGAAACTTACTTCACAGCCGGCGTACAGGAAGTACGTGCCTGGACTTACGAAAAAGGTTGGAAAGCTCCGCAATGCGCAGGTGTTATCCACACCGATTTTGAGAAAGGCTTTATCCGTGCGGAAGTTATCAAATACGAAGATTATATCCAGTACGGTTCGGAAGCAGCCGTGAAGGAAGCCGGTAAACTGGGTGTGGAAGGAAAAGAATATGTCGTACAGGATGGCGACATCATGCATTTCCGTTTCAACGTGTGA
- a CDS encoding ketopantoate reductase family protein has translation MKYLIAGTGGVGGSIAGFLSLAGKDVTCIARGAHLQSIQTNGLKLKSDLKGEHTLRIPATTAEEFNGKADVIFVCVKGYSVDSIVELIKRAAHKDTVVIPILNVYGTGPRIQKLVPGVTVLDGCIYIVGFVSGTGEITQMGKIFRLVYGAHRGTVVKPGLLEAIREELQEAGIKVDLSPDINRDTFIKWSFISAMAVTGAYYDVPMGEVQKPGKVRDTFIGLSTESAALGKKLGVEFPEDPVSYNLKVIDKLDPESTASMQKDLARGHESEIQGLLFDMIAAAEEQGVDIPTYRMVAEKFKESNH, from the coding sequence ATGAAATATCTCATTGCAGGAACGGGAGGTGTAGGCGGCAGTATCGCAGGATTCTTGTCGCTGGCAGGCAAAGATGTAACTTGTATTGCCCGTGGAGCTCATTTGCAGTCAATTCAGACAAACGGGCTGAAACTGAAGTCGGATTTGAAGGGCGAACATACGCTCCGGATTCCGGCAACTACGGCTGAAGAATTCAATGGGAAAGCAGATGTGATATTTGTATGCGTGAAAGGTTATTCGGTCGATTCTATCGTAGAACTGATAAAAAGAGCAGCACACAAAGACACGGTTGTCATCCCTATTCTGAATGTATATGGCACAGGGCCGCGCATACAGAAACTTGTTCCGGGAGTGACTGTCCTGGATGGTTGTATCTATATCGTAGGCTTCGTTTCCGGCACAGGGGAAATTACCCAAATGGGCAAAATATTCCGTCTGGTATATGGTGCTCACCGTGGCACTGTTGTCAAACCCGGATTACTGGAAGCCATCCGGGAAGAATTGCAGGAAGCAGGCATAAAGGTAGACCTCTCACCGGATATTAACCGGGATACATTCATCAAATGGTCGTTCATCTCCGCAATGGCTGTAACAGGTGCTTACTACGACGTTCCGATGGGAGAAGTGCAGAAACCGGGAAAGGTACGGGATACATTTATCGGACTTTCTACGGAAAGCGCTGCCTTAGGGAAGAAACTTGGCGTGGAATTTCCGGAAGACCCCGTCAGCTATAATCTGAAAGTGATTGACAAGCTCGACCCCGAAAGTACCGCTTCCATGCAGAAAGACTTGGCACGCGGACACGAGTCAGAGATACAAGGCTTGCTCTTCGACATGATTGCGGCAGCCGAGGAACAAGGAGTAGATATACCAACCTACCGGATGGTTGCGGAGAAATTCAAAGAATCTAATCATTAA